A single window of Microbaculum marinisediminis DNA harbors:
- a CDS encoding RluA family pseudouridine synthase, with the protein MNGNGDVISVTVPAEADEDRLDRMLAGLVPQFSRSRLQTLIREGRVTIGGRTIVEPKYRVNVTSGADTEITISVPPPKPATPEPQDIPLDVVYEDDALIVIEKPAGLVVHPGAGTPNGTLVNALLHHCADSLSGIGGVERPGIVHRLDKDTSGLMVVAKTDTAHRSLAEQFADHGRTGVLERGYRALVWGVPPRKYDTIDAAIARSPQNPERMAVRANGRNAITHYEVVQTFSGADGSPVAGLVECRLETGRTHQIRVHLAHIGHPILGDPVYGAGFRSKSRLLTDLQRKSLETLGRQALHAYLLVFAHPVSGETVRFESDFPADIQALLETLTGT; encoded by the coding sequence ATGAACGGGAACGGTGACGTGATCTCGGTGACGGTTCCGGCCGAGGCGGACGAAGACCGGCTCGATCGCATGCTCGCCGGCCTCGTTCCCCAATTCAGCCGGTCACGGCTTCAGACTTTGATTCGCGAGGGCCGGGTCACGATCGGCGGGCGGACGATAGTCGAGCCGAAATACCGGGTCAACGTGACGTCCGGGGCAGACACGGAGATCACGATTTCCGTGCCGCCGCCGAAACCGGCGACACCCGAGCCGCAGGACATTCCGCTGGATGTCGTCTACGAGGACGACGCCCTGATCGTCATCGAGAAGCCGGCCGGCCTGGTGGTGCATCCGGGCGCGGGAACCCCGAATGGCACGCTGGTCAATGCGCTGCTCCATCACTGCGCCGACAGCCTGTCGGGGATCGGCGGGGTGGAGCGGCCGGGAATCGTGCACCGGCTCGACAAGGATACGTCCGGCCTGATGGTCGTCGCCAAGACGGACACGGCGCATCGGTCGCTCGCCGAGCAATTCGCCGACCACGGCCGCACCGGGGTCCTGGAACGCGGCTACCGGGCGCTGGTCTGGGGTGTTCCGCCGCGAAAATACGACACGATCGATGCGGCGATCGCGCGATCGCCGCAGAATCCGGAGAGAATGGCGGTTCGCGCCAACGGGCGCAACGCGATAACCCACTATGAGGTGGTGCAGACGTTTTCGGGCGCCGATGGCAGTCCCGTCGCCGGCCTCGTCGAATGTCGGTTGGAGACGGGGCGGACGCATCAGATCCGCGTTCATCTGGCTCATATCGGTCATCCGATTCTCGGTGATCCGGTTTATGGGGCCGGTTTTCGTTCGAAATCGCGTCTTCTGACGGACCTTCAACGAAAATCGCTGGAAACCCTTGGAAGACAGGCCTTGCATGCCTATCTCTTGGTGTTCGCTCACCCGGTGAGCGGAGAGACGGTGCGGTTCGAAAGCGACTTTCCGGCCGATATCCAGGCTCTTCTCGAGACACTCACCGGAACGTGA
- the rpoH gene encoding RNA polymerase sigma factor RpoH, giving the protein MANIALPAVTAEGGLSRYLSEIRRFPMLEPNEEFMLAKNWREQGDREAAHKLVTSHLRLVAKIAMGYRGYGLPIGEIISEGNVGLMQAVKRFEPDKGFRLATYAMWWIRASIQEYILRSWSLVKMGTTANQKKLFFNLRKVKGQIAALEDGDLNPEQVSEIATRLGVPEDDVVSMNRRLSGDASLNSPLRADGDTGSEWQDWLVDDQESQETLLAENEELDNRKKMLVNALEVLNDREKRIFTARRLDEDPLTLEALSEEFGVSRERVRQIEVRAFEKVQKAVTEAARKLEAGEAAA; this is encoded by the coding sequence ATGGCCAATATCGCACTTCCCGCCGTCACGGCGGAAGGCGGACTCTCGCGTTATCTCTCGGAGATCCGCCGCTTCCCGATGCTGGAGCCGAACGAGGAGTTCATGCTCGCCAAGAACTGGCGCGAGCAGGGCGATCGCGAGGCCGCGCACAAGCTCGTCACCAGCCATCTGCGCCTCGTGGCCAAGATCGCCATGGGCTATCGCGGCTATGGGCTGCCGATCGGCGAGATCATCTCGGAGGGCAATGTCGGCCTGATGCAGGCCGTCAAGCGGTTCGAGCCCGATAAGGGATTCCGGCTCGCCACCTATGCCATGTGGTGGATCCGCGCCTCCATCCAGGAATACATCCTGCGTTCGTGGAGCCTGGTGAAGATGGGCACCACGGCGAACCAGAAGAAGCTGTTCTTCAACCTGCGCAAGGTGAAGGGGCAGATTGCCGCGCTCGAGGACGGCGATCTCAATCCTGAGCAGGTCAGCGAGATCGCGACGCGCCTCGGCGTGCCCGAGGACGACGTCGTCTCGATGAACCGGCGCCTGTCGGGCGATGCCTCGCTGAACTCACCGTTGCGCGCCGACGGGGACACGGGCTCGGAATGGCAGGACTGGCTGGTCGACGACCAGGAAAGCCAGGAGACCCTGCTTGCCGAGAACGAGGAACTCGACAACCGCAAGAAGATGCTCGTCAATGCGCTCGAGGTTCTCAACGACCGCGAGAAGCGCATCTTCACCGCGCGGCGTCTCGATGAGGACCCGCTGACGCTGGAGGCTTTGTCGGAGGAATTCGGCGTCTCCCGCGAACGCGTCCGCCAGATCGAGGTGCGCGCCTTCGAGAAGGTGCAGAAGGCCGTCACCGAGGCGGCCAGGAAGCTGGAGGCGGGCGAGGCGGCCGCGTAA
- the mprF gene encoding bifunctional lysylphosphatidylglycerol flippase/synthetase MprF, whose amino-acid sequence MSGSDWQARLRAIGGRQIANAAVTVVIAVIAVFVLRQQLANVNLHEVRGAIDTVPTGNIVLAVLLIAIGYLCLASYDWLAFRVVDRAVPARQAFLTGFTSYAFSNTLGFALLTGGSIRYRAYSTLGVSLSEIALVTVYSHLAFAFGAATILVLAGVLEYDQIAYAVSVPPTVPWALALVGALAIIGYFVLCALRGGGTFEFRRFSVPIPTMPVALTQWAVATVDVLAVSAALYLLVPVPLPYDFLAFAGITVAAFAIGIASHVPGGLGVIEAVLILSVPDEAKAGLFAAMLLFRVFYFVLPLAIAGALVTAEAAFSGFAHITLFGGRAGAMLRTLAPQLIGAGVFVAGALLLFSAVTPARVAHLDILRTVLPLPVLEASHLISSVAGLGLLILSRGLMRRLRVAWRMTVAMLVLAIAVSLLKGLDYVEAILLAMVLILVVTARDSFHRRSGFAPGTFSLAWLSAIGAILVIAAWFGFFAYRHVEYRDELWWQFAWDGDAPRFLRAMVVVGAAGLLFLIWRIQAPSRPPGPARQPVPDSVRRLLDHSTDPESTVVLLGDKRLLVTPDETAFLMYQIQGSSWIALGEPVGTPEGRQEAAWAFRELVDSYGGTPVFYALRADALPLMLDLGLTVTKFGEEARVPLAEFSLDGPKYKDFRYAIRRAERDGARFEIVPKASIEAILPELKDVSDEWLADKAGGEKGFSLGYFSEDYLRNFDIAVVRVDERIVAFANILRSGTGKAEFSVDLMRHRTVSPYGTMDYLFAELMLAAKAEGYTWFDLGMAPLSGFEHHRLAPTWHKVGNFLFAHGSALYNFTGLRAYKDKFHPVWTPRYIALPGGFALPRVLMDCATLISGGPGDFVKKAIRK is encoded by the coding sequence ATGAGCGGCTCCGACTGGCAGGCCCGGCTGCGGGCGATAGGCGGGCGACAGATCGCCAACGCCGCGGTCACAGTGGTGATCGCGGTGATCGCCGTCTTCGTGCTGCGCCAACAGCTCGCCAACGTGAACCTGCACGAGGTGCGCGGCGCGATCGATACCGTGCCGACGGGCAACATCGTCCTGGCGGTGCTGCTCATCGCCATCGGCTACCTGTGCCTGGCCTCCTATGACTGGCTCGCCTTCCGGGTCGTCGACCGTGCGGTGCCGGCGCGCCAGGCGTTCCTGACCGGCTTCACCTCCTACGCCTTCTCCAACACGCTCGGTTTCGCGCTTCTGACCGGCGGCTCGATCCGCTACCGCGCCTATTCGACGCTCGGCGTGTCGCTGTCCGAGATCGCGCTGGTCACGGTCTATTCGCACCTCGCCTTCGCGTTCGGCGCCGCCACCATCCTCGTGCTCGCCGGGGTGCTGGAATACGACCAGATCGCCTATGCCGTTTCGGTGCCGCCGACGGTTCCGTGGGCTCTGGCGCTCGTCGGCGCCCTGGCGATCATCGGCTATTTCGTCCTCTGCGCCCTGCGTGGCGGCGGCACGTTCGAATTCAGGCGGTTCTCCGTTCCCATCCCCACCATGCCGGTCGCGCTCACGCAATGGGCGGTGGCGACCGTCGACGTGCTGGCGGTGTCGGCGGCGCTCTACCTGCTCGTCCCGGTTCCCCTGCCCTACGATTTCCTCGCCTTCGCCGGCATCACCGTCGCCGCCTTCGCCATCGGCATCGCCAGCCACGTGCCCGGCGGCCTCGGCGTCATCGAGGCGGTGCTGATCCTGTCCGTGCCGGACGAGGCCAAGGCCGGCCTGTTCGCCGCCATGCTGCTGTTCCGCGTCTTCTACTTCGTGCTGCCGCTAGCGATCGCCGGGGCGCTCGTCACCGCCGAGGCCGCCTTCAGCGGCTTCGCCCACATCACCCTCTTCGGCGGCCGCGCCGGCGCCATGCTCAGAACGCTGGCGCCGCAGCTGATCGGGGCCGGCGTCTTCGTCGCCGGCGCGCTGTTGCTGTTCTCCGCCGTCACTCCGGCGCGGGTCGCGCACCTCGACATCCTGCGCACCGTGCTGCCGCTGCCGGTTCTCGAGGCATCGCACCTGATCTCCTCGGTCGCCGGCCTGGGCCTGCTCATCCTCTCGCGCGGCCTGATGCGGCGGCTGCGGGTCGCCTGGCGCATGACCGTCGCCATGCTGGTGCTGGCCATCGCGGTGTCGCTGCTGAAGGGGCTCGACTATGTCGAGGCGATCCTGCTCGCCATGGTGCTGATCCTCGTCGTCACCGCCCGCGACAGCTTCCATCGCCGGTCCGGCTTCGCCCCGGGCACCTTCTCGCTCGCCTGGCTGTCCGCGATCGGCGCGATCCTGGTGATCGCCGCCTGGTTCGGCTTCTTCGCCTATCGCCACGTCGAATATCGCGACGAGCTGTGGTGGCAGTTCGCCTGGGACGGTGACGCGCCGCGCTTCCTGCGCGCGATGGTCGTCGTCGGCGCCGCCGGGCTCCTGTTCCTGATCTGGCGCATCCAGGCGCCGTCCCGGCCGCCCGGCCCCGCGCGCCAGCCCGTACCCGACTCGGTGCGACGTTTACTCGACCATTCCACCGATCCGGAGTCGACCGTCGTCTTGCTCGGCGACAAGCGCCTTCTGGTCACGCCGGACGAGACGGCCTTTCTCATGTACCAGATCCAGGGATCGAGCTGGATCGCGCTGGGCGAGCCGGTCGGCACGCCCGAAGGCAGGCAGGAAGCCGCATGGGCCTTCCGCGAACTCGTCGACAGTTACGGCGGCACCCCGGTGTTCTACGCGCTCCGCGCAGACGCCCTGCCGCTCATGCTCGATCTCGGCCTCACCGTCACCAAATTCGGCGAGGAGGCCAGGGTGCCGCTTGCCGAATTCTCGCTGGACGGCCCGAAATACAAGGATTTCCGCTACGCCATCCGCCGCGCCGAACGCGACGGCGCCCGCTTCGAGATCGTGCCAAAGGCAAGTATCGAAGCGATTCTACCGGAACTGAAGGACGTTTCCGACGAATGGCTCGCCGACAAGGCGGGTGGCGAAAAGGGCTTCTCGCTCGGCTATTTTTCCGAGGACTACCTGCGGAATTTCGATATCGCCGTGGTGCGCGTCGACGAGCGCATCGTCGCCTTCGCCAACATCCTGCGGTCCGGCACCGGCAAGGCCGAGTTCTCCGTCGACCTGATGCGCCACCGCACCGTTTCGCCTTACGGCACAATGGATTATCTGTTCGCCGAACTGATGCTCGCGGCCAAGGCCGAGGGCTACACCTGGTTCGACCTGGGCATGGCGCCGCTGTCGGGTTTCGAGCACCACCGGCTGGCGCCGACCTGGCACAAGGTCGGCAATTTCCTCTTCGCCCACGGCTCGGCGCTCTACAATTTCACCGGCCTGCGCGCCTACAAGGACAAGTTCCACCCGGTCTGGACACCGCGCTACATCGCCCTTCCCGGCGGCTTTGCCCTGCCCCGCGTCCTCATGGACTGCGCCACGCTGATCTCCGGCGGGCCCGGCGATTTCGTCAAGAAGGCGATCCGCAAATAA
- a CDS encoding GNAT family N-acetyltransferase, which translates to MAQTPTITLEDGPSKGRYVARIEGLPDAEMTFSRASPRLVIVDHTGVPDEMRGMGVGKALVARIVEDARERQFKIIPLCPFAKATIERTPEWHDVLN; encoded by the coding sequence ATGGCACAGACACCGACGATCACGCTGGAGGACGGACCGTCCAAGGGCCGCTACGTGGCGCGCATCGAGGGCCTGCCGGACGCCGAGATGACGTTTTCGCGGGCCAGTCCGCGCCTCGTCATCGTCGACCATACCGGCGTGCCCGACGAGATGCGCGGCATGGGCGTCGGCAAGGCGCTGGTGGCGCGGATCGTGGAGGACGCGCGGGAACGGCAATTCAAGATCATTCCGCTGTGCCCCTTCGCCAAGGCGACGATCGAACGCACGCCGGAATGGCACGACGTGCTCAACTGA
- a CDS encoding aminotransferase class IV, whose protein sequence is MTHEYADDPRNADILISVNGALVPREKAVVSVFDSGFVLGDGVWEGLRVLDGGIAFLDAHLDRLYEGAKAIDMDIGLSREALAARVFDCLDANGMVDGVHVRLMVTRGVKKTPYQDPRVTIGPATIVIIPEYKTAAEAVKKQGLSLFTVHIRRTAPDMQDQKLNSHSKLNCILACIQAAKAGADEALMLDPDGAVATCNSTHFFIVRDGEVWTSDGLYCLGGITRANVLRLCRDNAIPAREKRFSLVDVYSADEVFVTGTFAGLTPVREVDGRMIATPPSDGNRAGPVTRRLDELYKALARRESVRPA, encoded by the coding sequence ATGACCCACGAATACGCGGACGATCCGCGCAATGCGGACATTCTGATTTCCGTCAACGGCGCGCTCGTTCCCCGCGAGAAGGCGGTGGTGTCGGTGTTCGATTCGGGCTTCGTCCTCGGCGACGGCGTCTGGGAGGGGCTGCGGGTGCTGGACGGCGGCATCGCCTTTCTCGATGCCCATCTCGACCGGCTGTACGAGGGCGCCAAGGCGATCGACATGGATATCGGGCTGTCGCGCGAGGCGCTGGCCGCCCGCGTGTTCGACTGCCTCGACGCCAACGGCATGGTCGACGGCGTCCACGTCCGGCTGATGGTGACCAGGGGCGTGAAGAAGACGCCCTATCAGGACCCGCGCGTGACGATCGGCCCGGCGACAATCGTCATCATCCCGGAATACAAGACGGCGGCCGAGGCGGTGAAGAAGCAGGGCCTGAGCCTGTTCACCGTCCATATCCGCCGCACCGCGCCCGACATGCAGGACCAGAAGCTCAACAGCCATTCCAAGCTCAATTGCATTCTCGCCTGCATCCAGGCCGCCAAGGCCGGCGCCGACGAAGCCCTGATGCTCGATCCGGACGGGGCGGTCGCCACCTGCAACTCGACCCATTTCTTCATCGTCCGCGACGGCGAGGTGTGGACCTCGGACGGGCTTTACTGCCTCGGCGGGATCACGCGGGCCAACGTCCTGCGGCTGTGCCGCGACAACGCCATTCCCGCCCGCGAGAAGCGCTTCTCGCTGGTCGACGTCTATTCCGCCGACGAGGTCTTCGTCACCGGCACCTTCGCCGGCCTGACGCCGGTGCGCGAGGTCGACGGACGCATGATCGCAACGCCACCGTCTGATGGGAACCGGGCCGGCCCCGTCACCCGCAGGCTCGACGAGCTGTACAAGGCGCTGGCGCGCCGCGAATCCGTTCGGCCCGCCTGA
- a CDS encoding aspartate aminotransferase family protein, which translates to MSTPRNDDHLIHYGFEFSPALIEKARGAYVYDGEGREILDFTSGQMCSTLGHNHPKIVEAVKKACDGVLHLYSGMLSPAVVSLAARLAAKLPGKLSRSIFLSTGGEANEAALRMAKLHTGNWEVVGMTGSWHGMTAGAASSTYVAGRKGYGPAAPGTMAIPAPNAFRCPVRHCKGTCDKTCLEVGFDMIDAQSNGAPAALLAEPVQSSGGVIVPPEGYLPALKQKCEDRGMMLILDEAQTAFGRLGADFAADIFGVEPDFLTLSKTLGGGLPLAAACTTDEIEADCHEKRFLHVTSHVSDPLPAEVGLAVLDVLEEENLNETAVETGAYLKAGLDSLMQKHEVIGDVRGMGMLYGVELVKDRHSREPDPETGQAITRRCMELGLSMNIVSVPGSTMSAVWRIAPPLTATREDIDKGIDRLDTAITEVVAGRA; encoded by the coding sequence ATGAGCACGCCGCGCAACGACGACCATCTGATCCACTACGGCTTCGAGTTCAGCCCGGCGCTGATCGAGAAGGCGCGCGGCGCCTACGTCTATGACGGCGAGGGGCGGGAGATCCTCGATTTCACCTCCGGTCAGATGTGCTCGACGCTCGGCCACAACCATCCGAAGATCGTCGAGGCGGTGAAGAAGGCCTGCGACGGGGTTCTGCACCTGTATTCCGGCATGCTGAGCCCGGCGGTGGTGTCGCTGGCGGCGCGGCTCGCCGCCAAGCTGCCCGGCAAGCTATCCCGGTCGATCTTCCTGTCGACCGGCGGCGAGGCCAACGAGGCGGCGCTCAGGATGGCCAAGCTCCATACCGGCAACTGGGAAGTGGTCGGCATGACCGGCTCCTGGCACGGCATGACCGCCGGGGCGGCGTCCTCGACCTATGTGGCCGGGCGCAAGGGCTACGGGCCGGCGGCGCCGGGCACCATGGCGATCCCCGCGCCCAACGCCTTCCGCTGCCCGGTGCGGCACTGCAAGGGCACGTGCGACAAGACCTGTCTGGAGGTCGGGTTCGACATGATCGACGCCCAGTCCAACGGCGCGCCGGCGGCGCTGCTGGCCGAGCCGGTGCAGTCGTCTGGCGGCGTCATCGTGCCGCCGGAGGGCTACCTGCCGGCGCTCAAGCAGAAGTGCGAGGACCGCGGCATGATGCTCATCCTCGACGAGGCGCAGACGGCGTTCGGGCGGCTGGGCGCCGATTTCGCGGCCGATATCTTCGGCGTCGAGCCGGATTTCCTGACCCTGTCGAAGACGCTCGGCGGCGGGCTGCCGCTGGCGGCGGCCTGCACGACCGACGAGATCGAGGCCGACTGCCACGAGAAGCGCTTCCTGCACGTGACCTCGCACGTGTCCGATCCGCTGCCCGCCGAAGTGGGGCTCGCGGTGCTCGACGTTCTCGAGGAGGAGAACCTCAACGAGACGGCGGTCGAGACGGGCGCCTATCTGAAGGCCGGCCTCGACAGCCTAATGCAGAAGCACGAGGTGATCGGCGACGTGCGGGGCATGGGGATGCTGTACGGCGTGGAGCTGGTGAAGGACCGGCACAGCCGCGAGCCCGACCCGGAGACGGGGCAGGCGATCACCCGGCGCTGCATGGAGCTCGGGCTGTCGATGAACATCGTCTCGGTGCCGGGCAGCACGATGTCGGCGGTCTGGCGCATCGCTCCGCCGCTGACCGCGACGCGGGAGGACATCGACAAGGGCATCGACAGGCTGGACACCGCGATCACCGAGGTGGTGGCGGGGCGGGCCTAG
- a CDS encoding GNAT family N-acetyltransferase codes for MTRIVHDGYTDLPDGHAAAVATFLEMTTPRPVPPSTRPDLRLAPMRTVGPDDYRAMFRRVGADWLWNSRLRLDDKALSAILGDPQVALYFPEREGAPIGILELDFREMPSVEVAFFGLVPEAIGSGAGRWLMDRALELSWREGVERVWLHTCTFDHPGAMAFYRRAGFVPYARKLEMFPDPRLDGVLPMDAAPHVPLIGRTPI; via the coding sequence ATGACACGCATCGTACACGACGGATACACCGATCTCCCCGACGGCCATGCCGCGGCGGTCGCCACCTTCCTCGAGATGACGACGCCGCGCCCTGTCCCGCCGTCCACGCGCCCCGATCTGCGTCTCGCCCCCATGCGGACGGTCGGCCCGGACGACTACCGGGCGATGTTCCGGCGCGTCGGCGCCGACTGGCTGTGGAACTCGCGGCTGCGGCTGGACGACAAGGCGCTCTCCGCGATCCTCGGCGATCCGCAGGTCGCGCTGTACTTCCCGGAGCGGGAGGGAGCGCCGATCGGCATCCTGGAGCTCGACTTCCGCGAGATGCCGTCCGTCGAGGTCGCCTTCTTCGGCCTCGTGCCGGAGGCGATCGGATCGGGCGCCGGGCGCTGGCTGATGGACCGCGCGCTGGAACTGTCCTGGCGTGAGGGAGTGGAACGGGTCTGGCTGCACACCTGTACGTTCGACCATCCCGGCGCCATGGCCTTCTACCGCCGCGCCGGGTTCGTGCCTTACGCGCGCAAGCTGGAGATGTTCCCCGACCCGCGGCTCGACGGCGTCCTGCCGATGGACGCCGCCCCGCACGTCCCGCTGATCGGACGGACGCCGATCTAG